A stretch of Dyella sp. BiH032 DNA encodes these proteins:
- the rplF gene encoding 50S ribosomal protein L6 has product MSRVAKKIINLPKGVELKAGAEGISVKGPKGALSTHNLPGVSVAIDNGNVSIQLAEGADHKFGGTARALLANMVKGVSEGYERKLELVGVGYRAAMQGKALNLSLGFSHPVVFNAPEGITLETPSQTEILIKGSDKQLVGEVAAKIRGYRPPEPYKGKGVRYAGEKITLKEAKKA; this is encoded by the coding sequence ATGTCCCGTGTAGCCAAAAAGATCATCAATCTGCCGAAGGGCGTCGAGCTGAAGGCTGGCGCTGAAGGCATCTCCGTGAAGGGCCCGAAGGGCGCCCTGTCCACGCACAATCTCCCGGGCGTGTCCGTTGCCATCGATAACGGCAACGTGAGCATCCAGCTGGCCGAGGGCGCGGACCACAAGTTTGGCGGTACCGCGCGCGCGCTGCTGGCCAACATGGTCAAGGGCGTGTCCGAAGGGTACGAGCGCAAGCTAGAGCTGGTGGGCGTGGGTTACCGTGCCGCCATGCAGGGCAAAGCGCTGAATCTCAGCCTCGGTTTCTCCCATCCGGTTGTGTTCAACGCGCCGGAAGGCATCACGCTGGAAACCCCGTCGCAGACCGAAATCCTGATCAAGGGTTCGGACAAGCAGCTCGTGGGTGAAGTGGCGGCCAAGATTCGCGGCTATCGTCCGCCGGAACCCTATAAGGGCAAGGGCGTACGTTATGCCGGCGAGAAGATCACCCTGAAGGAAGCCAAGAAGGCCTAA
- the rpsD gene encoding 30S ribosomal protein S4, with amino-acid sequence MARYRGATCKLARREGSDLSLKSPARAIDSKCKLENKPGQHGANKRMRMSDYALQLREKQKVKRIYGVLERQFSNYYSKASTLKGNTGENLLRLLESRLDNVVYRMGFAVTRAQARQLVSHKAVLVNGKKVNIPSYQVRPGDQVALTERARTQLRVQEAATVFDTMDLRPQWVEVDAKKFEGTFKAVPDRGDLPSDINESLIVELYSK; translated from the coding sequence ATGGCACGTTATCGTGGAGCTACCTGCAAACTCGCGCGTCGTGAGGGTTCGGATCTGAGCCTGAAGAGCCCGGCGCGCGCTATCGACTCCAAGTGCAAACTGGAGAACAAGCCCGGCCAACACGGCGCGAACAAGCGCATGCGCATGTCGGACTACGCGCTTCAGCTGCGTGAAAAGCAGAAGGTCAAGCGCATCTATGGTGTGCTTGAGCGTCAGTTCAGCAACTACTACTCCAAGGCTTCGACGCTGAAAGGCAACACGGGCGAGAACCTGCTGCGCCTGCTGGAGAGCCGCCTGGACAATGTCGTCTATCGCATGGGCTTTGCGGTCACCCGCGCTCAGGCTCGTCAGCTGGTCAGCCACAAGGCTGTCCTCGTGAACGGCAAGAAGGTGAACATCCCGTCGTACCAGGTGCGTCCGGGCGACCAGGTCGCGTTGACCGAGCGTGCGCGCACTCAGCTGCGTGTGCAGGAAGCGGCCACCGTGTTCGACACCATGGACCTCCGTCCGCAGTGGGTTGAAGTGGACGCCAAGAAGTTCGAGGGCACCTTCAAGGCCGTGCCGGATCGTGGCGACCTGCCGTCCGACATCAATGAAAGCCTGATCGTCGAGCTTTATTCGAAGTAA
- the secY gene encoding preprotein translocase subunit SecY — protein MAAAQGSSLGSLGKLTELRQRIFFVIGALIVFRLGSFIPVPGVNPEAMTSLIESGGGLMNMFNMFSGGSLARFSVFALGVVPYISASIVVQMMGAVIPSLQALRKEGEAGRRKMTTYTRFGTVGLAAFQAFGIAVALQKQVANGGAPVVYTPGMGFIMASIVGLTAGTMFLMWLGEQITERGIGNGISLLIFAGIVAGLPGAVGHTLTMASNGELSVIRLIMVVGLILAVTAFVVFMERAQRRITVNYARRSGGQRAYMNQTSHLPLKINMAGVIPPIFASSLLMFPATAATWFTAGHQSRWLQELTQALTPGEPLYDIVFAVLVITFAFFYTAIVFNSQETADNLKRSGALIPGIRPGRSTADYIDSVMTRLTGVGALYLVLVCLVPSFMQKAWHVPFYFGGTSLLIVVVVVMDFTAQVQAHLVSHQYESLLKKANLRRN, from the coding sequence GTGGCGGCAGCCCAGGGCTCTTCGCTCGGATCGCTCGGCAAGCTGACCGAACTTCGTCAGCGCATCTTTTTCGTCATCGGTGCGCTGATCGTTTTCCGGCTCGGCTCGTTTATCCCGGTTCCGGGCGTCAATCCGGAAGCCATGACCAGCCTGATCGAATCGGGCGGCGGCCTGATGAATATGTTCAACATGTTCTCGGGTGGTTCGCTGGCGCGCTTTTCGGTGTTTGCGCTTGGCGTCGTGCCCTACATCTCTGCCTCCATCGTGGTGCAGATGATGGGTGCGGTGATTCCCAGTCTGCAGGCTTTGCGCAAAGAGGGTGAGGCGGGTCGTCGCAAGATGACAACCTACACTCGCTTCGGCACGGTGGGACTGGCGGCGTTTCAGGCCTTCGGCATCGCGGTAGCGCTGCAAAAGCAGGTTGCCAACGGCGGTGCGCCGGTCGTCTATACGCCGGGTATGGGCTTCATCATGGCATCTATTGTCGGCCTTACCGCCGGCACGATGTTCCTGATGTGGTTGGGTGAGCAGATCACCGAGCGAGGCATTGGCAACGGCATTTCGCTGCTGATCTTCGCGGGTATCGTGGCCGGACTGCCAGGTGCGGTCGGCCATACGCTGACTATGGCCAGTAATGGCGAGCTCAGCGTCATCCGCCTGATCATGGTCGTTGGCCTGATCTTGGCTGTAACCGCGTTTGTCGTGTTCATGGAGCGAGCTCAACGACGTATCACCGTGAATTACGCGCGGCGATCCGGCGGGCAGCGCGCCTACATGAACCAGACGTCGCATTTGCCGTTGAAGATCAATATGGCGGGCGTTATTCCGCCGATCTTCGCCTCGAGCCTGCTCATGTTCCCGGCGACGGCGGCCACTTGGTTCACCGCAGGTCATCAATCCCGTTGGTTGCAGGAGCTTACTCAGGCGCTTACGCCGGGCGAGCCGCTGTATGACATCGTCTTTGCGGTCCTAGTTATCACCTTCGCCTTCTTCTATACGGCGATCGTGTTCAATTCCCAGGAAACCGCGGACAACCTCAAGCGCTCGGGTGCCCTCATTCCGGGCATCCGGCCAGGTCGCTCGACGGCCGACTACATCGACAGCGTCATGACCCGTTTGACTGGTGTCGGCGCGCTGTATCTGGTGCTTGTCTGCCTGGTGCCGTCGTTCATGCAAAAGGCTTGGCACGTTCCGTTCTACTTCGGCGGCACCTCTCTGCTGATCGTCGTGGTCGTGGTGATGGACTTCACTGCCCAAGTGCAGGCGCACCTGGTCAGTCACCAATATGAAAGTCTGCTCAAGAAGGCCAATCTCCGTCGCAACTGA
- the rpsE gene encoding 30S ribosomal protein S5, protein MSSTDRENSDGLLEKLIAVNRVAKTVKGGRQMSFTALTVVGDGEGRVGFGYGKAREVPVAISKAMDRARRNMVTVDLNNGTLWYAIKANHGAARVFMQPASEGTGVIAGGAMRAVLEVVGVKNVLAKAVGSRNPINLVRATIKGLQAVASPKQIAAKRGKTVEEVLGNG, encoded by the coding sequence ATGTCTTCTACCGATCGCGAAAATTCGGACGGCCTGCTGGAAAAGCTGATTGCCGTCAACCGCGTGGCCAAGACCGTGAAGGGTGGCCGCCAGATGAGCTTCACGGCGCTGACCGTCGTTGGTGATGGCGAAGGCCGCGTCGGCTTTGGTTACGGCAAGGCGCGTGAAGTGCCGGTTGCCATCTCCAAGGCGATGGATCGTGCGCGTCGCAACATGGTGACGGTCGATCTGAATAACGGCACGCTGTGGTACGCCATCAAGGCTAACCATGGTGCTGCCCGTGTGTTCATGCAGCCCGCTTCTGAAGGTACCGGCGTGATCGCTGGCGGCGCCATGCGTGCCGTGCTCGAAGTGGTCGGCGTGAAGAACGTGCTGGCCAAGGCTGTTGGTTCGCGCAACCCGATCAATCTGGTGCGCGCCACCATCAAGGGCCTGCAGGCTGTCGCCTCGCCGAAGCAGATCGCTGCCAAGCGTGGCAAGACCGTGGAAGAGGTGCTGGGCAATGGCTAA
- the rpsM gene encoding 30S ribosomal protein S13, with protein sequence MARIAGVNLPVHKHVWVGLQSIYGIGRSRAKKVCADAGVVPTTPIKSLSEGEVEKLRQEIGKYVVEGDLRREVGIAIKRLMDLGCYRGLRHRRGLPVRGQRTRTNARTRKGPRRAIKK encoded by the coding sequence ATGGCGCGCATCGCGGGTGTCAATTTGCCGGTCCACAAGCACGTGTGGGTTGGCCTGCAAAGCATTTACGGCATCGGCCGCAGCCGGGCCAAGAAGGTCTGCGCGGACGCAGGCGTGGTTCCGACCACGCCGATCAAGTCCCTCAGCGAGGGCGAGGTGGAGAAGCTCCGCCAGGAAATCGGCAAATACGTCGTCGAAGGCGACCTGCGCCGTGAAGTCGGTATCGCGATCAAGCGCCTGATGGATCTTGGTTGCTACCGCGGTCTGCGCCACCGTCGTGGCCTGCCGGTGCGCGGCCAGCGCACGCGTACCAACGCTCGCACCCGCAAGGGCCCGCGTCGCGCGATCAAGAAGTAA
- the rpsK gene encoding 30S ribosomal protein S11, translating to MAKPVKTKKKIKRVVTDAVAHVQASFNNTIVTITDRQGNALSWATAGGAGFRGSRKSTPFAAQVAAEKAGRAAGDYGVKTVEVRIKGPGPGRESAVRSLNALGYKVLNIIDVTPIPHNGCRPPKKRRV from the coding sequence ATGGCTAAGCCCGTCAAGACCAAGAAGAAGATCAAGCGCGTTGTCACGGATGCCGTGGCTCATGTGCAGGCCTCCTTCAACAACACCATCGTGACCATCACCGACCGCCAGGGTAACGCCCTGTCGTGGGCCACTGCCGGCGGCGCGGGTTTCCGCGGCTCCCGTAAGTCCACCCCGTTTGCCGCTCAGGTCGCCGCCGAGAAGGCTGGCCGCGCGGCCGGCGACTACGGTGTGAAGACCGTCGAAGTGCGCATCAAGGGTCCGGGCCCGGGTCGCGAGTCGGCGGTGCGTTCGCTGAACGCGCTGGGCTACAAGGTCCTGAACATCATTGACGTTACGCCGATTCCGCACAACGGCTGCCGTCCCCCCAAGAAGCGTCGCGTCTAA
- the rpmD gene encoding 50S ribosomal protein L30 yields MANNEKTVRVRLVKGLRGVQSRHRLSVKALGLNKLNDVRELKDSPQVRGLINTVYYLVRVEE; encoded by the coding sequence ATGGCTAATAACGAAAAGACCGTCCGCGTCCGCCTGGTGAAGGGCCTGCGCGGCGTGCAGAGCCGTCATCGCCTGAGCGTGAAGGCGCTCGGCCTGAACAAGCTCAACGACGTCCGTGAACTGAAGGACAGCCCGCAGGTGCGCGGCCTGATCAACACGGTCTATTACCTGGTCCGGGTCGAGGAGTAA
- the rpsH gene encoding 30S ribosomal protein S8: MSMTDPIADLFTRIRNAQATGKQAVSVPSSKLKVAIANLLKNEGYILDAKTSSQEGKPVLEIKLKYFEGRPAIESISRVSRSGLRVYRGKDQLPKVLGGLGISIISTSAGLLTDAQARAKGLGGEVIGQVA, from the coding sequence ATGAGCATGACTGATCCCATCGCCGATCTGTTTACGCGCATCCGCAATGCCCAGGCTACGGGCAAGCAGGCTGTGAGCGTGCCGTCGTCGAAGCTGAAGGTGGCCATCGCCAACCTTCTCAAGAACGAGGGCTACATCCTCGACGCCAAGACCTCCTCCCAGGAAGGCAAGCCGGTGCTCGAGATCAAGCTCAAGTATTTCGAGGGCCGCCCGGCCATCGAGAGCATTTCCCGCGTTAGCCGCTCGGGCCTCCGCGTGTACCGCGGCAAGGACCAGCTGCCGAAGGTCCTGGGTGGCCTGGGTATCTCGATCATTTCGACGTCCGCCGGTCTGCTGACCGATGCCCAGGCTCGCGCCAAGGGCCTCGGCGGTGAAGTCATCGGCCAGGTCGCCTAA
- the rplR gene encoding 50S ribosomal protein L18, translated as MNKNESRLRRAKATRSHIRKLGVARLSVHRTGQHIYAQVFDASGKTVVAAASTLQKSVAESLKGTKNVEAAAAVGKAIAERAKAAGIEAVAFDRSGFRYHGRIKALADAAREAGLKF; from the coding sequence ATGAACAAGAACGAATCCCGCCTGCGTCGCGCCAAAGCCACCCGTTCCCATATCCGGAAGCTCGGCGTGGCCCGTCTGTCCGTGCATCGCACTGGTCAGCACATCTACGCCCAGGTATTCGATGCCTCGGGCAAGACGGTGGTCGCGGCTGCCTCGACGTTGCAGAAGTCCGTCGCCGAGAGCCTGAAGGGCACGAAGAACGTGGAAGCCGCCGCGGCCGTGGGCAAGGCGATTGCCGAGCGCGCCAAGGCGGCCGGTATCGAGGCCGTGGCGTTTGATCGCTCCGGCTTCCGCTATCACGGTCGCATCAAGGCGCTTGCTGACGCAGCACGCGAAGCTGGCCTGAAGTTCTAA
- the rplQ gene encoding 50S ribosomal protein L17, whose amino-acid sequence MRHQKSGRKLNRTSSHREAMFKNMAASLIKHELIRTTLPKAKELRRIAEPLITLAKTDGVANRRLAFSRLRDKQAVGKLFVELGPRYSQRPGGYLRILKCGFRPGDNAPMAYVELVDRPRTEAAADAE is encoded by the coding sequence ATGCGCCACCAGAAATCCGGTCGCAAGCTCAACCGCACGAGCAGTCATCGCGAAGCGATGTTCAAGAACATGGCCGCGTCGCTGATCAAGCACGAGCTGATCCGCACCACGCTTCCGAAGGCCAAGGAACTCCGCCGCATCGCCGAGCCGCTCATCACGCTCGCGAAGACCGATGGCGTCGCCAACCGCCGCCTCGCATTCTCGCGTCTGCGCGACAAGCAGGCCGTGGGCAAGCTGTTCGTCGAGCTCGGCCCGCGCTACAGCCAGCGTCCCGGCGGTTACCTGCGTATCCTCAAGTGCGGCTTCCGTCCGGGCGACAACGCCCCGATGGCCTATGTCGAGCTGGTGGATCGTCCGCGTACCGAAGCCGCTGCCGACGCCGAATAA
- the rpoA gene encoding DNA-directed RNA polymerase subunit alpha, which yields MAVSSTSVLRPRGLSVEQLGANRAKVVVEPLERGFGHTLGNALRRVLLSSIPGSAIVEVEIDGVLHEYTTLEGLQEDVIEVLLNLKEVAIRQHTGDEVTLTLSKKGKGVVTAGDIAVDHTVEIVNPEHVICHLTKDIALNMRLKVRRGVGYQPASARQHPDEEARPIGRLQLDASFAPVLRVAYEVDAARVEQRTNLDKLVLDIETNGTIGAEDAVRKAAEILNDQLSVFGDFSRRESATDKAEKGGFDPLLLRPIDDLELTVRSANCLKAESIYYIGDLVQKTEVELLKTPNLGKKSLTEIKDVLGGRGLALGMKLENWPPPGLSHGMQLG from the coding sequence ATGGCAGTTTCGTCAACTAGCGTGCTGCGGCCTCGCGGCCTCAGCGTCGAGCAGCTCGGAGCGAACCGCGCCAAAGTGGTCGTCGAGCCGCTCGAGCGTGGTTTCGGCCACACCCTGGGCAACGCGCTGCGCCGCGTGTTGCTCTCTTCGATCCCCGGCAGCGCCATCGTCGAGGTCGAGATTGATGGCGTGCTTCATGAGTACACCACTCTGGAAGGTCTGCAGGAGGACGTGATCGAAGTCCTGCTGAACCTCAAGGAAGTGGCGATCCGTCAGCATACGGGCGACGAGGTCACGCTGACCCTTTCCAAGAAGGGCAAGGGCGTGGTCACCGCCGGCGATATCGCCGTCGACCACACGGTGGAGATCGTCAATCCCGAACACGTGATCTGCCACCTGACCAAGGACATCGCGCTGAACATGCGCCTGAAGGTGCGTCGTGGCGTCGGCTACCAGCCGGCCAGCGCGCGCCAGCATCCCGACGAGGAGGCCCGTCCGATCGGGCGCCTGCAGTTGGATGCCTCCTTCGCGCCGGTGCTGCGCGTGGCTTACGAAGTGGACGCCGCTCGCGTCGAGCAGCGCACCAACCTCGACAAGCTCGTGCTGGACATCGAGACCAATGGCACCATCGGTGCGGAAGACGCGGTCCGCAAGGCTGCCGAGATCCTCAACGATCAGCTGTCGGTGTTCGGTGACTTCTCGCGCCGCGAGAGCGCCACCGACAAGGCGGAGAAGGGCGGTTTCGACCCGCTCCTGCTGCGCCCGATCGACGATCTGGAGCTCACTGTGCGTTCGGCGAACTGCCTGAAGGCCGAGAGCATCTATTACATCGGCGATCTGGTGCAGAAGACCGAGGTCGAGCTGCTCAAGACTCCAAACCTGGGCAAGAAGTCCCTGACCGAAATCAAGGACGTCCTGGGTGGTCGTGGTCTCGCACTCGGCATGAAGCTCGAGAACTGGCCGCCGCCGGGTCTGTCGCACGGCATGCAGCTGGGCTGA
- the rplO gene encoding 50S ribosomal protein L15, with protein sequence MRLNDIKPAAGARKTRLRVGRGIGSGLGKTAGRGHKGQHARAGGTHKFGFEGGQMPLQRRLPKVGFRSKKKAENQEVFLYQLANLKADVIDVVVLHQAGLIDSRAKKVKVVAKGEIGRAVKLSGVLATVGAKAAIEAAGGSVE encoded by the coding sequence ATGCGTTTGAATGACATCAAGCCGGCCGCTGGTGCTCGCAAGACCCGTTTGCGTGTGGGTCGCGGTATCGGTTCGGGCCTGGGCAAGACCGCCGGTCGCGGTCACAAGGGTCAGCACGCCCGCGCTGGCGGTACCCATAAGTTCGGTTTCGAGGGCGGCCAGATGCCGCTGCAGCGTCGTCTTCCGAAGGTGGGCTTCCGCTCGAAGAAGAAGGCTGAGAACCAGGAAGTCTTCCTGTATCAGCTCGCAAATCTCAAGGCGGACGTGATCGACGTGGTCGTGCTGCATCAGGCCGGGCTGATCGATAGTCGTGCGAAGAAGGTCAAGGTCGTCGCCAAGGGCGAGATCGGTCGCGCGGTGAAGCTGTCGGGTGTGCTGGCTACGGTCGGCGCCAAGGCTGCGATCGAAGCTGCCGGCGGCAGCGTGGAGTAA